In the Topomyia yanbarensis strain Yona2022 chromosome 3, ASM3024719v1, whole genome shotgun sequence genome, one interval contains:
- the LOC131689739 gene encoding SET domain-containing protein SmydA-8-like has protein sequence MSGFEQNFQVLHSEELGRFVVAKRDIPSGEQILLENPYVTGPYYDADISCLNCFKESCCTCSKCGKAPLCYDCHGHDDVECDFYRKSNLDKNFIYNHFSVITPVRCLLLYRIDQDRYNEMMRMEAYLEERRGTEIWDVHEKCVVKPLLENGIFENFGDLEVTGELIQRICGILDMNTFELRGNDDSPGMQLHNLARGLFPKTALMTHSCIPNTLLSIDGSSNVRVYTTVPVKMGEILHNSYTRSLLGTYDRQIQLREGRHFTCYCKRCRDPTELGTHLSSIRCTECADGLCSFYPDNPRWECNKCRQFLKREYVNEILCAARSEIIDCSPEIRDLEKVISKHSRTLNPCHALVLEAKQTLVGELRNIYMSLDPANVPKQVLKRKFELCDEILRIVRILEPGVSRLAGIAMYEYHVALVQLSRRNFDTTEIKSHELLDNLIKAEIELKQAISMLLFEDASTPEGQLAKRAMRELKALREEIAEVRAMIEDENLDMQDQYRNRSNVNANNNYNKKKKYTKRR, from the exons ATGTCGGGATTTGAGCAAAATTTTCAGGTTCTACATTCTGAAGAGCTTGGACG ATTCGTAGTTGCCAAGCGCGATATTCCTAGCGGAGAGCAGATCTTACTGGAAAACCCGTATGTCACTGGACCGTATTATGATGCTGATATTAGCTGTTTGAACTGTTTCAAGGAATCGTGTTGTACATGCAG CAAATGTGGAAAGGCTCCACTCTGCTACGATTGTCATGGTCATGATGACGTGGAGTGCGATTTCTATCGAAAATCGAACTTAGACAAAAATTTCATCTACAATCACTTCAGCGTGATCACCCCGGTGCGATGTCTGCTGTTGTATCGAATTGACCAGGACCGGTACAATGAGATGATGCGTATGGAAGCATATTTGGAGGAACGTCGCGGAACGGAGATTTGGGATGTTCATGAGAAATGCGTTGTAAAACCTCTTCTAGAAAATgggattttcgaaaattttggaGATCTTGAAGTTACAGGAGAGTTGATTCAACGGATCTGTGGCATCCTTGACATGAACACTTTCGAGCTCCGTGGCAATGATGACAGCCCAGGAATGCAGTTGCATAACCTGGCTCGGGGGTTATTTCCTAAAACCGCGCTTATGACGCACAGCTGTATTCCCAATACACTGCTGTCGATTGATGGATCTTCTAATGTTCGAGTGTACACGACCGTTCCAGTAAAAATGGGCGAAATTCTTCACAACAGCTACACTAGAAGTTTACTT GGAACATACGATCGGCAAATACAACTTAGAGAAGGGAGGCACTTTACGTGTTATTGCAAGCGATGCAGAGATCCAACGGAACTGGGAACACATTTGAGTTCCATACGATGTACGGAATGTGCTGATGGACTGTGCTCCTTCTACCCGGACAA CCCCAGGTGGGAATGCAACAAATGCCGGCAGTTCTTGAAACGAGAGTAtgtcaatgaaattttatgtgCCGCTCGAAGTGAAATAATTGATTGCT CTCCCGAAATCCGAGACCTGGAGAAAGTAATCAGCAAACATTCGCGAACTCTGAATCCGTGTCACGCACTGGTACTGGAGGCAAAGCAAACTCTGGTCGGTGAGCTGCGTAACATTTACATGTCACTGGATCCGGCTAATGTACCAAAGCAGGTGTTGAAGCGAAAATTTGAGCTATGTGACGAGATTCTTCGTATAGTACGGATTCTGGAGCCCGGGGTTTCCAGACTAGCGGGAATCGCAATGTATGAGTACCACGTAGCTCTAGTGCAGCTGTCACGAAGAAATTTCGACACAACGGAAATCAAATCACACGAATTACTG GACAACCTAATCAAAGCAGAGATCGAACTGAAACAGGCAATCAGTATGCTGTTGTTTGAAGATGCATCGACTCCAGAGGGTCAACTCGCAAAGCGAGCCATGCGAGAACTAAAAGCTCTACGCGAGGAAATTGCAGAGGTTCGTGCAATGATTGAGGATGAAAATTTGGACATGCAGGATCAGTATCGTAATCGGAGCAATGTTAATGCAAACAACAAttataataagaaaaaaaagtatACTAAACGACGCTAG